From the genome of Mustela erminea isolate mMusErm1 chromosome 3, mMusErm1.Pri, whole genome shotgun sequence:
GCGTGGTAGCACTTGTCAGCAGCCCCTGTGTGCGCTCATGGAAGAGATGGAGATGGAAATtacttaatgaaaaaagaaacgtAGCTTAAGCCTcatgaatttttatgttttcctccaTGGATGTCCACGTCAGAAGACCTCCGTGAGCGAAAGCTCTCTGTGAAGGGTGGCCTCTACTCCCCGGGCTAGTTCTAACAAACATGATCACAGAACGTTTGAGAACCACGGCCCCACAAGGTGCTCAACTCCAGAAGACAAAAAGCCGTCAATAAACACAAGGAGACACGCTTATGTCCTTTAAGGCTCTGCGCTCCAGTGCGTTTCCTTTGCTCGTTTGCTGTCTACACTGAAAGACCAGACTGTGGTTTTAGACTCAGAATCGAATTCTTTCCACGTTACCCCTTGCGACACCATGACTTGTTTGCAATAGCGAAGTGCCCAGACCACGCTGAAGGGCGCAGTACGTGAGGGTCGCGACCGTGTTGGGCAACAGAGAAGAGCTAGATGGTGGGCCTGAGGCCTGATGTCTCCAGGAAcagctggaaaataaaaattcccttttAAGGTGACTTCgtaacatttatttctctttgcctctgtgaTGAAAAGCCTTATGTAACCGGCTTTGGTTCTGCTTCACAGAAGTCCCATATGCCAAACACCAAAGGAATGAATGGGGCCGGGGATGAGGAGAAATCCGGGATAGGCCCTCGTGAAGCTGCGCCCGAGGCCCCAGGGGAGCGGCGCAGGCACGGGGCTTGGATGGAGCACCCCGGGCGGTCGTAGAGGGATTCCGGCTTCATCGTCCTGTAGGGTGAGGCCCTTCTGTGTTGCTTTTCCAGCCTCCGGAATGGAAAACCCGAAGCACTTTTTAGTACTTTTTCCTTTGCCCctgagggagagaaacaagaCTGACCCTGATTCTCACGCTCGAATCCGGATCCTTGTCGACAGAAGCCGCTCAGGAGTGGCCTCCCTCGGGGTCTCTTTCCTGACGGTCCGGCTGGTCCTCTTCGTCTCACTGAAGCTGAGACAAGAACAAAGCAGAGTCCCGCAATGACAGACATGACCCGTTCAGGGAAGAATGAAGAAGTAACCTGGAGATTTACGCTCAGCACTAGCGTTTCCGTAGggtttcttttccagttttctaatAGGGAGACTCATTCTACGTATCCTTCATGACATCACTGGACAGAATGAAATGTTTCCATAAGGACCCGTCTCGTTAAGGCAGCGGGGGCTCCGCTGGGAACATATGGTCAGGTGCTAAGCTGGAAAAGCTTCAATCCCCCCCCCAAATATGAAATAGATTGTTCCCCACTTTGTGCCCTGGTCGTGAACTGTCCGAAACCTAATGAGGTTTTAGGTCTCACTGTACCCGTGGCTGGTCCTTAAGTCTCTGAGCACCTCGAGAACAAAGACCATGTTCCACTCACTGTTACCCTCCCAGGATCTAGGACCGTGGTGTTCAGCTGGGGTGAGTTTTGCCATCAGGGAGCGTTTGGCAACGTCTGGGAGCATGGCTGGTTGGCGCTCCGGAAGAGTGGGCAGAGCTACCcccatctagtgggtagaggccggGGAAGATGGACATCTCACATCACacaggacacccccccccaaagaaTTATCcaacccaaaatgtcaacagtgtgGAGACTGAGAAAACCAGGCTTAGTTTAACACATGGCACAGTCTACATGTTAATAAATTCCAATGTAATTTTCCCAAAAATAGTCTGTTAGACAAGTATAACAAAAAACCGAATCAGTTATTCTCCTACTACTTTCCCCCTCAAACAACCATGCCATAAAAATCTCATGTAttgagaaaagaacaggaaaaagatTCCAAAGCCAGCATCATCCCACGGACGGTTGCAGGTGTGTATGTTGCTAAGTGAGTCTCTCCCGGGCTTTTGCTTCCTTTAGACTGTGGACCGACTGTATCCACATCTATGTCAGCCTAAttcctttgtctctgtcttttgTGACCCTTTCTGTTCCTcacatatattttatcacataaCTGCTTTTAAGTTTTTGGCGGTCCTGAATCACTGAATTATTGTGGACTGGACAACTACGACTCGGCTGTCCTGTGTTGCCGACCATTCTATGCAGCTAGAGCACAAGGGATCATTTCGCAGACATGTCTTTTCAAAGGATGCCCCACTAACATGAAGCAGAATTACACCTGTGGGCCGGGAGCTCAGTCGTCGTGGGGGAGATGAGGGATTGAGAAGCGTCCACTGGTCATCGGTGAAGGCgcccttctcccagccctgaaAGAGTCTGGTTCCACCATTTGCTTATGAGGACGTTGGATGCTAAGTAGACCTGGAAAATGCAAAAGCTGTCACCAAGAAGCAAATCATCGCTGGGCTATCTCTCTCTTATTTGACTGCCTTGGAACCAAATTGACAGCACGCTGATATAAACAAACAGACACCACCTTCCGGCTTGACCATCTTTATCATCAGAGTCCTGCTCCCCTAAGAACTTCTAGTCTagttgaagaaaaatagaaagctcAAATAATCCAAACTGCCCCCAAATCTATAAATACatccatttttaaagtaactgataatttttcttcccaaaatgCTAGAGTTTTACCTTATTATCCATTGCCTTTTTTCGACGGTACAATTTCTCACCGGGGTTTTAGCAAACGGCCTCATCCTGGTTGTGAACGGCACCGAGTtgatcaagcagagaaagatggtTCCATTGGCTCTTCTTCTTTCCTGCCTGGCGATGGCCCGGATTTGTCTGCAATTGGTCATCTTCTACATCAACCTGGCTATCCTCCTCTGGATCGAAGTCCCTCTACTTATTGAGAATTTTTCAATCTTCTTGTTTGTAAACGAATTGGGACTGTGGTTTGCCTCGTGGCTTGGCGTTTTCTATTGTGCCAAGATCGCCCCCATAGCTCACCCCCTCTTCTTCTGGTTGAAGATGAGGATATCGAAGCTGGTGCCGTGGCTGATCCTAGGGTCCCTGCTGTACACATCCGCCCCCTCTATCTTCTACAACAAACATACATGGGTTTTTTCCCAACaagtttttttgggttttttctcccCAAACACAACAACCCAAATCAAAGAGAAGTCTGTCCTACAGATCGCCTTTCTTGTGAGGTTATCATTGCCACTACTCCTCTTCCTCGCGTCTGCCCTGCTCTTGCTATTTTCCCTGGGGAGACACACCTGGCAGATGAGAAACACGGCCATGGGCACCAGGGTCCCTAGCACGGGTGTCCACGTGAGATCGCTGCTGTCCGTTCTGTCCTTCCTGGTCCTCTGCGTCTCCCACTACATGACAGCCGCTTTGCTCTCTTCTCAGATTTTTAAGCTCAGGAGTCTCATGTTTTTGTTCTGTGTCTGGgtgtttgggtcctttccctcTGGACACTCTATGATCTTAATTTTAGGAAGTCCTAAACTgaaacaaaatgcaaagaaactCCTCCTCCGCGGGAAATGCTGCGAGTGAGACAGAACTTGGATCCATGGGAAGAAGCCGCAGTTCCCCACCGTGAGGCTGCCCGCCGTCCCTCCGTCGCTCAGACAAAGCCACCTGCGCGTGAACACACAGAACATCACCTAAACATCACGTTTGTCCAACGTGAGGCATTTTTATAGATTCACTCCTTTTTCAAAAGGTTAAATTGATTTCCGAAGTGCGACACACACGGGTGGGTTCCATCAGTGTTGATAACCTGGTTGTGATATTATACTCTCGCTTGGAAGCTGTTTCCTCCCTGGGAAAGAGCGGGTGAGTGGCACAGGGGTCTATCTGTGTTATTTCTCACAACTGCCTGTGAATCAAcaataatctcaaaataaaaagtttaaagtaaaaggaaaggGTGTTTGAACTTGTAATGGCCAAAGGATGCAGGAATCCCGTGGGGTCTGTGGGCTTCTGACACCTCATCTTAGATGATCTAACCTGAAAGGACTGGCTGCCCCTTTCTTGTCTACTTGCAGATTATTTTTGCTCTGTTTGTTAGAGTCACGGACAATGGAACCATTCTTCCTCATCAGATCTGAGACGAAGCTGAGGACAAGTCGGCTTTCTCTGTCCGTGTGATTTTGCTCACCGACCCCACACAGCTGAGATGCCAGATGCCAGGTTGACATGTCCCAGCAACtgctaaaaagattttttttaattaatttttttttttttaaagcagatggaAGAGGAATCCAGGGCTGGATTTTCCATTTCCCCTAACTGGACACACTGACCAGAAAATAGCTTGCAAAGACgcttcatttttgcatttgtatgCTGGGCTTTGGGACCTTTTCAACTGACAGTAACAAATTAGGACTCCTACCATACTGCCTGTCTTCCCAGTGAAGCAACGTCTGTAGGTGGGTAGGCTGGGGGTGTTTCCATCTGCTTCAAGTCACAGatgcattttctgtttgtttgatgATTTTAGATgctaagatgtgtgtgtgtgtgtgtgtgtgtgtgtgtatttctaaaaCAGCTTCAGAACCCCTAGCTTCCAGTGAAGTGAAGATGTTCCTCTGTTTGGCTAGAACTTGATGGTCACGTGTGATGATGGAAAGCCtctttgggtttgggtttgtcAATTGCTGGCAATATAGATTCCAATACTAGCCCAAGACATGCTGGCTTGGTGGCACCAAACTAACAGAGGTCTTTGCTTCAGAAGATGCAGGAAAGCGTTTATCTTCTTGGGTTTGGGGACTGAGCTCTGaggctcctcttcctctgcccatgcGTCGCATCCTTCCTTCCCCGGAGCAGATTACCAGCTTCCAGCTTCcctctatttcattttcctttgtcccAGCAGGTGGGAAGGTGCATAACCACTCATACCCACAGACATCCGGCTCTGGGAACAGCGGTTGTGTCCTGCAGGTGATGATTGCCGCCACTTTGAGAAGGGACAGTGAAGAGTTACTTTTACTTTCTGTGCATCTTCAGTTCAGGTGCTGGATCTTTGAATCACAGTGTGTGTACCAGCAGGaggatagagagagagtgggagtgaTTTCAAACATTTgggaagaaaatcataaaaatacaactcttgtgtgatttttttccccctcagataCCAAATTCTGATTCCATTTCATGCAACTTCTGCTTTAATAATGCTAGTTAATGAGATGAATATTAAGGTACAACTGTTTGTATACCTAAAAGTTACCAAGCAGTTCTAAAGAAGAGAAGGCAGGCTAAAGAAAACTATTCTAGAGACATATTCACAGTCTGCTTTCCTTGaaatatttcttccaaaaatgTGGTCTAGATATCACTTTGGTGGATATTGTGTAGGATGGTAATTACTCCATTGGAGCAGCAAAACAGACCCAGCCTTTGATCTGTCCCTAGCAGCTCTTGTCTGGACTCCTTAGCCTGGACAGATGCCTTTGTCCTGCCCATCTAGCCTGGGGTAGAATGGGGTTAGCCTCTGGAGAGACACAGATTCTTCCTCTACACTAGGCCTGCATCGGTAGGGATGGACTGACCATTGTGGCCCCTGGGAGACTTGTCTGGGGTTCACATGCCCATGGGTTGGGGCAGAGAGCTGTGAACCATGGGGCACAGTGCTATGCATGCTTTATCCCCTGTGGTCTCCCATTTGGAGGAGATCGGGCACCCCTGCTCAGTCAAGGACAAGGGAGGATGGGTCACCAGGCAGGGTCttactgagaagggagccagcATAGCACCCCATTCCATTTCAGACAGGGGCTCAGTAAGCAGTCCCAGACCAGAATGTCAGGCTTGCTGCATCATGTCCTATTGCCCTTTCTGACATGGACTGCTTCGGTGCCCACACTACAACGATTCTCCATGTCTTCCAATGACTAAACATGGTGGCCAACTGAGAAGGCTAAATCTGGGCACTTCTATTAACACatcttttaaagtataaaagCTATAGCGATttgaatattcaaaaaataaacccAACAGTTTGAAAGGTCTCACAAATTACAAACACCTTTTAAATCCtcagtcactcattcattcaaatataatAACGGCTTGAAGATAGAAAAATCTGGACCTGAAAGTGCTGGGAGCACATTAGCATTTAAAGTCTGCCAGTCTTCAGGCTGATGATCACCCATTCCAGAAAGATCTTACACCATGTCATATGCTGAAGGGTAGTGATACTTGTCAGATGATAAATATTCTCATCCTAGGCTTGGGGACTATGGTTGCCATAACTTTTGTCCACAGGGACCTACATCTCTATGGGTAACAAGAGGGACAGGTAGACAAAAATAtccaggagaaaaggaaaccaggcAGATCATCCAAATAGACTTTGGCATTCAACGGGCTAACAGATGTTGCAAACAGATGGCACCCATACTGGAGAGAGCTCCCAATGACAGGGGCAGGGAGCCCCCACATGTTTGAGAAAGTATCTAGCTAAGGTATGAGCTCAGAAATCAGAGTAGAGATGGTGTTAACACAAACTTAGAATCAATGgtatgttcttattttaaaaatcatcattttgcCACCCAATAATTGCAGACTGTCTTCTGAAATCTTAACGCCGGGGAAAGGGTAGGTGCTGGGGAATCTGTCTCAATGAGCTGAAAATATTAAGCTTTGGGGGAGGGCCCACATAAATGCAGATGGCTGGTGGACCCTCCCTTTACCATCTTTCCATACTGAGCccgcatctccctctctccttgatACACTAAAGTACTTGATCTGTCACTCCATACCTTCACAGGATTAAAtactgattgtttttcagatgtgATGTGAACATTTGGTTTCATATCTGTGACATCTGGATCTACTTCATCATTTTGGCTGGGGGTCAGGAGTTGGTGATTTTAGcctataatttaaaacatattcaaGTCAATGAAGTGtaggtttcctttctctctctctctctctctctctctctctctctctcggtgttttattagtttctgtTCTAAACAGTTCTCCACAAGATCATCAACAtaacataatattaaataaaatatccccTTAGATGTTTGAAaatatgcccatttttaaaacgATGACCGAGAATTCATTTTGCATCAACCTTAACATTcttgagaaaagaaatacatggcGGCTCTATTTCTGAAGCTGGAATGCAGGTTCCTAAATGAAATCTTCACCTTCTCATAACTAAACTCTCCTCAGAGATTTCATAAGTAATGCATGTAAGTACGGACTGATGTGTAACTGGGTAGAATTTGAATTGGAGAGTATCTGAGGTCCTGTAACTAAACTGGGCTCAGCACTTGGTGGACATGCTTTGGATGACCTAAATTCTAGAACCACTGGGGAAACCAGATTCTTTTGGAAATAGGCAGGTGGAAgaggattttgaaaataaagaagtggCTAACAGTGGGACAGGCTATCACATTACTGAATATACGGATTGTCCTCTGGCAGCAAACCCAGTCATTTAGAGAGCAGATGTTGTACTTGTGATTGCAAATTAATGTTTTACTCCACTTCAAACCTAGGCGATTGGCTTCCAGAGAACACTGACCAGATATGGCCAGGAAGCTCAGCTTCATGATAAACATTCGCCAGCACATTCACCGCTGCTTGTCTGTTCTAATGCATGAACTCTTGAAATAAAGACTTGTGCCTTTGATCACGGAGGCATGATGTTCTTAACGGCACTGGTTGATGATAGATCCGGAAAACAGGCTctatggaaggagagaggaaacctTGAGCATAATATTTAGATTCAGAAACCTAAGTGGATTTGTATAATACCATATAAAGATAGGGAATTTGTCCAGACACAAGCCAGGCCATTGGATTTCAAGGCTGATAACCTGGCTTTCCCTGTTCTCGCTAAAACCGCACCTGCTATTTTGGTCATTTCAGCAACTTCTGTGCAATGCAGGAAACATAGAAATGAGCTGATCCTCTCTTCCTTGACCTGTGAGATGGGGATAAAAAGGATGGATACCACATACTTAACAGAGTTCCAGGTACTTAACTGTGAGCTCTAACAATGTGACTCCCAAGCCCTTGGGGACTGAGATCTGTACTCGCACGAGGAATACCCAAGAGCACTCTGGGAGAGGAAGACAGCACCCTGGGAAGGAACATGTTGAACAACAGAGGGCACAAGTGAAGCTTGATGTGGAATCTAGATCCACTGCCaatgagctggggggggggggcttaaaAAAACCTGTACAGCTTGTTTCCTCATGTTTGGAGTGGGGGTGTGAGTAATTCCAAGCTTTATGAGAGGAGTTGATGAGCAAGTGGAATCAATGCCTTGTTGCTACTAGTGTTTTCAGTTGTTAAACTGTATACACCTGCTGACACATGACCGTTTTGGACCTGCAGTGAGGGCAGTTTCACGTATTTCCTGCTAATCATCCATCAAACAATCAATCAGAGGGCTTGGAGGGGAGCTAATTGCAGCCAAAGGAAAGAGCATGCATAGAGCTACGTGGGCAAGAAAGGGCATGCTTGTTCTTGAGGCAGAAGGCAAGGAACAAAGCCTGGGGAGCCACACTGCGGTTCTAAAGTTCTGCCATATCCATTCCCATGGCCAAGGGGCCCATCCCCATagaaagaggggagagacagGACATCCCCTTAGAAAGGGCAGCAACTATCTGGGAAAAAGACCAATTCTACCCAACTTCTGGATAATTGTGACTCTTCTGTGCCAAACTGCTTGGTGtgtcctcagaaagttaaacatagaataatcacatgacccagcaattctgctccagAGTATAAACCCAAAAGATGGAACACAGAGACTTGAGCAGACATCTGTATAGCGATACTCAGagcgttattcacaatagctaacgAGTGGAAATCACCCAAGTGTCGAGCAATAGAGGAACAGGTGTATGAAATGTGATATGTCTGGAAACGGCCTGTTATTCacatataaaaaggaataaagtccCGACACATGCTACATCATGGGTGAACCCTGAAAATATCGTAAGTAAAAGATGACAGACACAAAAGGATCAAGACTGTAGGAGTCTGATTACATGAGGCACCTGGAGAAGGCCAGtttatagagacaggaagtagaacagaggataccaggggctgggggttcATAGGGACGGAATTTCTGCTTGGGCTGATTATAAAGTTCCGGAAATAGATAACAGTGATGGTTATACAACATTGTGAAGGTACTTAGTGTCActgaattttatacttaaaatggtaaaaatggtatattatgtgtattaccataatgaaaaggaaagagacaggggcacctgggtggctcagtcggtgaagtctgccttcggctcaggtcatgatccaggatcaagcctgcagcaggctccctgctcatcaggaagtctgcctgtccctctgcccctccttccccactcgtgcactctctttcttgctctctctctctaatgattaaaatctttcttttttaaaaaagaaaaggctatgttctttttttaaaaaaggaaaggctaTGACCTCTATGTCCTGGTACCATTCATGGGCAAACGCAGGTGCCCATCTCCACTGGGAATTCACTCACTAGTGAATCCTCAGTCAGGTTTCTCGACTAGAATCAGCTCGCACTCAGGCTCACAGATACCTTTAGAATCTAAATAGATCACTACTGTTCAAGCATGGGCTCCTCCTCCCTTCAGAGTCCCCAAGGCACGTTATAGGCCACAGGACCCGGGAACTTGCAGTGGTTGTTGGGATAGAGCCCGGAGAACCCAAGTCCTTTGATGTCCTCCATACAAAGAGGTTagtctgtggaatttaagaaacagaacctaggggaagggaaggagagatgaaataagatgaaatcagagaaggagacaaaccataagaagctctttaactctaggaaacaaacagggttgctggaagaaggaggggggaggggagaggggctaactggggatgggcattaaggagggcacgtgatgtgaggAGCCCTGGGGGTTCTATGCAACTGAGGAAGCACTAAACTCTGAAACTCATACTACTCTACATggtaattaattgattttaaataagtaaaagaagagGTTACTTTGATATTCATCTCAAAGCTCAAGTACAAATAAACCTAAAGGGTAGATTTCACTcaatcttcctttctctctttctttaatggGTGCTGACGGGGTGCTTGGGGAATAGAAATTCTAACCCCTCGGGGCATCGAAATTGGGCTTGATTGCCTGGAGTCAAGAATTCTGAAGACCAATTCAATCATTGGTAGCTAATTCAGAGGGAGCAAACTGATTTCAAGTGGTATGCTTctagaatgttaaaaatataaacgCCTCCCTGGAAGGGACCAGGTCCTGTGGAGGTGAAGGCCCTCAGGGAGCAGGCTGCGGGCGCAGCTTTGGGGGACAGCCGTCCCTCCCAGATGTGAGTGTAACCCGAACTGAGTTCAGCGGGCTCAGCTGGGCAATTGCACTGAGAGCCAGCAACTCTTTGGTTTCGTCCATGCTCTGTGTTTCTGTACGCTCCCGGGTTCCAGCCCTGCCGGTCCCAGCGACTTTGTCCTGCTGCACACCCAGATCTCCCAGACGTGGTCTGAGGGCTGCTTCTCGGGGGTAGGCTGAGTGTGACCCCTCCCAAAGACTTCCCAGAGGGGTCCTGTTTTTCCAGGAAGACAACGAATGAGCCTCTTGTAATGTAATTCCCCAACGTGTTCTCTTTGGGGTTTCAAATCATTGCTAAAGagagcaaaaatttaaaaagcagaacagaGCAGCAAAGCCAACAGGGACCTCCTGCGGAAGGAACCTCCAGCCGACAGGGCTAAGTGCTCCGAAGGCCAAGGTCAAGGGAGACCAGGGCATTTTCGGCCCCCCAAGGGCAGAGCATTCTGATGGTGTCAGCTACTGAGAAGTCCAGTGATACTCTcgctggatttttccatttctaattggATTTCGTACTTATTGCACATGacacagaattaaaaaacaaatgataaagaaaatcatCTAAAATTCTTCATCTTAATAAATCAGCAATTCTGATTGATCATGTTTCCATGGtcaaatgttataaataaaaatatttaattttataagattaTAATCAtgataggagggttcccctttctccgcatcctcgccagcatctgtcatttcctgacttgtttattttagccattctgactggtgtgaggtgatatctcattgtggttttgattgggaatgcaagctggtgcagccactctggaaaacagcatggaggttcctcaaaatgttgaaaatagaactgccctatgacccagcaattgcactattgggtatttaccctaaggatacaaacgtagtgatccaaaggggcacatgcacccgaatgtttatagctgcaatgtccacaatagccaaactatggaaagaacctagatgtccatcaacagatgaat
Proteins encoded in this window:
- the TAS2R1 gene encoding taste receptor type 2 member 1, which gives rise to MLEFYLIIHCLFSTVQFLTGVLANGLILVVNGTELIKQRKMVPLALLLSCLAMARICLQLVIFYINLAILLWIEVPLLIENFSIFLFVNELGLWFASWLGVFYCAKIAPIAHPLFFWLKMRISKLVPWLILGSLLYTSAPSIFYNKHTWVFSQQVFLGFFSPNTTTQIKEKSVLQIAFLVRLSLPLLLFLASALLLLFSLGRHTWQMRNTAMGTRVPSTGVHVRSLLSVLSFLVLCVSHYMTAALLSSQIFKLRSLMFLFCVWVFGSFPSGHSMILILGSPKLKQNAKKLLLRGKCCE